ATGGCTTCCGTACTTTTTAATGAATTGAGTTTGCGCGTAAGCTGCGCCCGGACCTCATTCAAAGAAGAGAAAATAACGGCTATCTTTTCGATGATTTTGGTGGTCTGGGTGGAGTCGTCGATTTTTAAACTGTTTAGAATATCAATCAACAGCTCCAGCTCACTCGATATAGTCGAATTGGCTTCCTCGATCGCTTTGGCGTCATAGACTTTGACAATTGCTGCAACATTGTTTTTCTGCTGCTCCACTTTCTGCTCATAGGGTTGTAAAGCCTCGTCGCGAAGTAAGAAAGCGATTGTCTTTTCGGCAAGTTCGGTGGTGATTGACTGTAGCTTCTCGAGTAAAGCATCGATACGGACTATATCAATATATTTGACATTTTTGAGGTCAATGATTTCGCCCTGTAAACGTCGTGAATCTGCCAATTGATGAACAAGTTGATCCAGCTTTTCGACTACTGTACTATTGATGGAAAAGGTAAGCTCTTCCATTTTCTTCTCGGCACTGCTATTGAGTTCTGTGGCGTATTTACGTTGGGCTTGGACCTTAACAAATTCGTCAATTGCCGTATTGGCGACCTCCTTGATCTGAGCCAACGGCTGACCAAGGTTGGACAAGGCTTCATCCTTTATCCAAAAATAAGAGTCAAGCAGGACTGTCGATTTTTTGAGTATATCCTCGTAAAGACCTTCATAACTGTCTTCTTTGTTGATGAGCTGTATGACTTCTTGTGCCTCGGCCATGGCCTGTACGATCTGTTTATTACCAACCTTATAAAGTGGGTCGTCTTTTTTTAACTCATTTTCTTTGAGCACGGCCATGTAAGGGGTTTCCCAGATCTGAACCTGATGATGCCTTGTTGCTTCGGCCTCTGTATGGAAGTAAATTAAACTACCGTCTTTAAAAAGTGTGAATCCATTGCAGATGATCGGCGTTTCGACATGCTGCTGAATGATGTTATAAGACAGTAAGATGTAGGTATTCGTTTCCTCCTGACAAAAGATATAGAGAAAGTCTTCACCGTTTGGTGATGCGATGCGTCTAAGGAAACTAACCCGGTCAAACTGGACGTCAAAGATTTTATGGGTGCCATTCTGCAGGTAGTATCCGTTAGAAAAAATGATTCCTTGATTATCGGGTAGTAAAATGGCTGATTCATTCAGGGATTTAAGATTCACCACTTCTTTTGTCCGTTGATTAAAGACAAATGCACGGAAATCTTCTTGATACGGTTTGATGCGAACGGCAATCAAATTGCCAAGGTCTGCATAGTAGTAATCCGCATCATCCAATTGTTGGTCGGCGTTTGAAACTTTTTCAGAGAAGATTCCTTTCCCTGTATCGGTGTTATTTTCAATTTTGAAAGTAATATCGCCATTGATCGCTTCTATAAAGATCTTGTCCTTAATGGATATGTGTGGGTGTTTTCCGAGGCGACGGTCTTCCAAGGTTGTTTTTGTCCATTCAAATTCAAATTGGTTGGGCAATTTGACTTCGTGGATGCTGCGGTCATCCTGATATTGGAGCTTTCCGTCTTTAATCAACCACTTGAATGCCTTCAGGTCAGCAGGATTTTTGCTGGTCTGAAAGATCATATAAAGATAGTTTTCCGTACGTCGAAACTTGGAAAAGATCGAGTCGCGATAGTATTTGTATAAATTTTGATAATCGCCAATGAAATTAGGATCATTGATCAGATCGAGTGATTGTGGGATAAACTGATTGTTTTCGAACGTATATACACTGAAAACATCTTCGAGTTTAATTTCGGTACGTAACCCAAAATGGACGTTATAACCAAATATACATAGCTTGTCCAGGGCCAAAATACCGCGAGCAACACAGTTATTTTCTGTCGTGATCCGTTGATTGGCTTTGAGTATAAAACTTGTCGCATTAAATACTTCCTTGCGGGCATTATTTAGTTGCTGGAGTTTGATAGAAAGCTCTTCCTTTTGTGTAAGGAGCCGCTTTCGAATAATCTCGTATGCACCTTGATCAAGGGAGTCGTTCTGATTTATTACGTTTTCTTCTGGCATAAAATGAGCTTTCTCGACTTGGTATATGTGATAAAATCTTGTGTTCGTTGCCTGCAATGCTAATTAGCATTGCAGGCAATAGTGAATTGGGTATGGGCTAGGACAGTTTCTTGTTTGATATGCCCAAGTTTTTCGCCAATCCGAACAAAGAATTGATAAAGCTGCTGTCTTCGCCATTTTCAGCGTCAGTCGCCGCTTGTTGAAGTTTAATCAATGCTGCTGAAACGGTGAGGTTCTTAATATCGTTTGTGGAAATTCCATATTTATCGGCTAATCCACGCACCTTCTCTGCGAGGTCTCCTTGTCCATCTGGACCTATCAAAGAATTTTTAATAGCTGTGGCATGTTTAGAGTTGTCAATCAAGTGATCAAAACCTTTGGAGTTGGATACTTGACGGACGATATTCTCAAAGAACATGGTTTCACCACCAACAATATCGATTTTTGCTGTTTTAAGTGCTTCCGATAATACGCCGGCTTGTGCTTGAGCAATGTCTTTTTGGATATTGATGTGTGCGAGTTCAATATCACGTTCTTTTTGCAATTGCAATTTGAATTCTTCGTGATCTCTGCCCACGCCGTCCAATTTCTTCATAGCCTCAGCTTTCTCTTCGATACCTTTTGCTTCAGCAAGTGCTTTCTCGCGCACAACTTCCGCCTGTGCTAAGCCCTCTTTACGCATCGCTTCCGCTTTCTTCTCAATGACACTAGCTTCTACAGTACCTTGTTTTTCTTCAGCTTCAGCTTTGGCAACCATAACTTCGGCCTCGGATAAGCCAAGCGCAGCTTCTTCTTTGGCTTGTGCCTCGGCAATAATCTTACGACTTTCGGCCTCTTTGAGCGATGCTTCTTTTTTCGCTTCCGCATCGATCAATAGTTCTTGTGCACGCTTTTCGGCGATTTTACGAGCAGCCTCCGCGTCGATTACTTTTTTCTCTGCTTCCTGTTCTGCCGCAATTTTTGCAGCTTCGGCAGCTTTAACAGTTGAAATTAATTTTTCTTCTGCTTCTTGTGATGCCGCAATAACACCCGCTTGTTTTTTACGTTCTACTTCACGGAATACCTCGATGTCTTTGACGCCTTGTTGCTCTTCAACAACACCTTTTTCCAATTGTACACGTTCTTTGATAACGCCTTGGATACTTTTCTTTTCGGTTTCGATCGAGCGTTCTTTGTCGATCTGTGCTAAGGTAACAATGCGCTCGCGTTCTGTTTGTTCTAAGGCGCGATCTTTTTCTACACGTTCGGCCTCCACAGCATCGGTACGTTGTTTATTCTTTTCAGCAATGATAATCTGCCGCAGTTTATTTTCTTCTTGAACAGCGAGTTGCTCTTCGGTAGAAATCCGGACGCTTTCGTACTTGAGACGTTCTTCTTCACGGACCTTTGCTATTTCTGCTTCTTCGCGTGCTCTGATGTTGTCAATTTCCCGTTTTTGTTTCTCTTCCTTTTCGGCAAGCTGACGGTCTAGTTCTAGAATCGCTTCCCTTGCTTCCACGTTTTGTTTTTTGATTAGTTTCTCCTCATCACGACGAATGAAGTTGGCGTTTATATTTTGTTTGGCTGTTAATTCGGTGATCTTTTTGATACCCTCACTGTCTAGGATATTATTTGGATTGAGATGTTCGATGTCGGTCTGTTCAAGGTAATCAATCGCACAGTCGTCCAAAATATAACCATTAAGATCAGTTCCGATGACGTCCAGTATCTCATCACGGAATTCGCGACGGGCTTCGTATAATTCAATGAAATCAAATTTCTTACCTACTGTTTTGAGTGCTTCGGAGAATTTAGATTCAAAAATACTTTTTAATGTTTCTGGTTCACTGGCGCGGTCGCAACCTAAATTTTGGGCTACATTGATCACATCATCTACATTTTTATTGACACGAACAAAGAAAGCAACTTTGATATCTGCACGAATATTGTCCTTACAGATCAAACCTTCACCCTGCATACGGGCAATCTCAATTTTTTTGATTGAGATATCCATGATCTCCATCTTGTGAAATACAGGTACAACATACATTCCCTTGTTGAATGCTACTTTTGTACCACCAACACCGGTTCGTACAATCGCCTTCCCTTGTGGAATTTTCTTGTAGAATGCACTCAATACAACAAAGAATGCAAAAATTAAAAAGACAGCCAAACCGACAATTAAAAGTATAATTCCGTTTAAGCCACTTAAAAATAAAAGAGGTTGATATAGCATAT
The Sphingobacterium multivorum genome window above contains:
- a CDS encoding flotillin family protein; this translates as MLYQPLLFLSGLNGIILLIVGLAVFLIFAFFVVLSAFYKKIPQGKAIVRTGVGGTKVAFNKGMYVVPVFHKMEIMDISIKKIEIARMQGEGLICKDNIRADIKVAFFVRVNKNVDDVINVAQNLGCDRASEPETLKSIFESKFSEALKTVGKKFDFIELYEARREFRDEILDVIGTDLNGYILDDCAIDYLEQTDIEHLNPNNILDSEGIKKITELTAKQNINANFIRRDEEKLIKKQNVEAREAILELDRQLAEKEEKQKREIDNIRAREEAEIAKVREEERLKYESVRISTEEQLAVQEENKLRQIIIAEKNKQRTDAVEAERVEKDRALEQTERERIVTLAQIDKERSIETEKKSIQGVIKERVQLEKGVVEEQQGVKDIEVFREVERKKQAGVIAASQEAEEKLISTVKAAEAAKIAAEQEAEKKVIDAEAARKIAEKRAQELLIDAEAKKEASLKEAESRKIIAEAQAKEEAALGLSEAEVMVAKAEAEEKQGTVEASVIEKKAEAMRKEGLAQAEVVREKALAEAKGIEEKAEAMKKLDGVGRDHEEFKLQLQKERDIELAHINIQKDIAQAQAGVLSEALKTAKIDIVGGETMFFENIVRQVSNSKGFDHLIDNSKHATAIKNSLIGPDGQGDLAEKVRGLADKYGISTNDIKNLTVSAALIKLQQAATDAENGEDSSFINSLFGLAKNLGISNKKLS